In Nitrospira defluvii, the genomic stretch CCGAAAGCCGGTCGCATCGGTCTGGCTTTCCTGCATGATGCACGTCGCGAACATTCATCGTTTGTACCCGCGTTCAACGCTCGGTACGAGTAACCGGCCAGTGCGAATTCCACTGGAATGACGTCGCGCCTTTATCTCGGGGCAATTCCTAGCCATGGCCCCTTTCTCCTTTAGGAACGCTCTCCAGACTGGCTATTGCGCCTGTACGTGAGCAGGATCCATCCAGAACAGCTCCCAAATGTGTCCATCCGGGTCTTCGAAACTCCGGACGAACATGAACCCATGGTCCTTAGGCTGGTAGGCCTCTTTGCCTCCGGCTTGGAGCGCCTTGTCCGCCATGGCATTCACCGTCGCCTTGCTATCGACGGCCAGAGCGGTGAGCACTTCGGTGGTCTTGTGAGCATCGGCGATCTGCTTGTTCGTAAACTCCTTGACCTTGCCGTGAGTCAACAGCATCGCGAAGATATCCTCATTGATGACCATACAGGCCGCGGTCGCATCGGTGAACTGTGGGTTGAAAGAAAATCCGACCGTCCTGAAGAAGGACATGGACTTCTCCAGGTCCTTCACGGGTAGATTCACGAAAATCTTGCTGATCATACCGGCCTCCTGTTTTGAAACTCTCGCCCGCCGACATTCCGGCTAACGGCGCGCGTCAATCTGGTCACGCATCCGTTCTTCTTGCTGCCTGAGTTCGGGCGTGAACTCCGTTCCGAAATCCTCTGCTTCGAACAGCGGACGAATCTCGATGTCGGAATCCTCGCCGGGCATGGGATTGGGGCAGCGCTTCACCCATTCGATCGCTTCCTCCATTGAGCGGCATTGCCACAACCAGTATCCGGCCACGACCTCGTTCGTTTCGGCGAAGGGGCCGCTTGTCACGACTCGCTTGGAACCGGAGAATCGGACACGGGCGCCCCTGCTGCTCGGATGCAACCCTTCGCCCGCCAGCATGATACCGGCGTCGACCAACGCTTGATTGTATTGCATCATCGCGGTGAGCAATTCCTGGCTCGGCATCAACCCTGCCTCGGAATTCCTTGTCGCCTTGACCAGAATCATAAATTTCATCACTGGCCTCCTTCTCTGTCTCAAGTCTTCCTATGCCTGGGATTTTTAAACCAGGGCCTCACCTCCCCTGACCAACGAGATACGGAGCAACGATGCAGGCTGTTCAAACGGCTGCTCAGCAGGTCCACGGCGAGCCATGCCAATGAGCCGTACCCTCTGGGTACGTCGGAACGTCGCGACTGAGAACAGGGCTGACAGCCATGTTCAACAACCTGCTATCCCCCCGCCATCGCGCCGACAATCAGCAACGCCTCGTTGCCCGTGGCAACAGCCTCAGGTAACAACGCGTCAGCCGGCTCGTGCGAAAAGTCTTCTTCGCAGGCGAAGAATCGAATGAACGGCCGTCGGCGCTTGCTGGCATGGTCACGAATTGTGCCCCGCAGCACAGGATACCGCGCCTCCAGCGCATCAAGCACGGCACCCTGCGTCACTGGCCCAACCACCTCCAGCGACACTTCACCGTCAACCTTGGCCAGCGTTCGCAAATGTTGCGGCAAGATCACGCGTACCATTGGTCGCCTCCAGACGTCGTTCGTGTCTCGTAACGCGTCGCTCGCACGAATAGCGAACAGCTTTCAGCGATCAGCCATCAGCGTTCCGTGCTATACGCGATCGGCTATAAGCTCTTACTCCTCGCTGGCCATTTGCCATCAGCCATTCGCGCTCCTCTGCTGCGTATCTCGTAACGTGTCGCTTGCGGTCACGTCGTTCGTGAAGCATCGTTCGTATCTCGCAAATAGAAAGCTGCGAGGGGGTTTTCTTCACGCTTCACGACAACACCTGTACCTCTACGGAGAGGACCCCCGGCAAATTGCTCACAATCGCCGTCCAGCTGTCGCCCCCGTCGGCCGACGCATAGACTTGCCCACCGGTCGTACCGAAATAAATCCCGCAGGGATCGCAGATATCGACCGCCATGGCATCTCGCAAAATGTTCACGTAGCAATGTTCCTGGGGCAACCCCTTGGTCAGCGCTTCCCATTCGTGTCCTCCGGTCCGACTGCGATAGACCCGCAGCTTCCCGTCCGGCGGATAATGTTCGGAGTCGCTCTTGATCGGCACGACGTAGATCGTCTCCGGTTCGTGCGCATGGACCGTGATGGGAAAGCCGAAATCGGTCGGTAGATTGCCGCTGATCTCATGCCAGGAGTCGCCACCGTCATCGCTCCGCATGACATCCCAATGTTTCTGCATGAATAACACGTTGGGGCGAGAAGGGTGCATGGTGATGCGGTGCACGCAATGGCCGACCTCCGCATCCGGATCCGGCAACTCGTATTGGGACAACAACCCCTTATTCGTGGGCCGCCAGGTCTGGCCCCCATCCTCAGTCCGAAATGTGCCGGCTGCCGAGATGGCCACGAACATGCGGTTCGGTTGCCGCTGATCCAGCAGGACCGTGTGAAGACACATGCCACCGGCGCCTGGTTGCCACAGTTTCCCCTTTGCGCTACGTAATCCTGCTAGCTCCTTCCAGGTCCGTCCGCCGTCCGTCGATTTGAACAGGGCCGCGTCCTCGACACCGGCAAACACCGTGTCCGGTTCCGTCGGCGAGGGCTCCAAATGCCAGACGCGTTTGAATTCCCAGGGACGTTGCGTGCCGTCGTAATGCTGGTGGGTCGTCAACGGCTTGCCGGTTTCCGCGGACTGGTCGTAGAGAAACATGTTGCTCTCGCCCTTCGGCATGCCGTCCGGCCCCACGAGATCTTCCGGCTTCGTACCGGGAGGGTTCCAGGTCTTCCCTCCGTCATCTGATCGCTGGATCACCTGCCCGAACCAGCTGCTCGTCTGCGAGGCGTACAGCCGATTGGGATCGGCAGGCGAGCCGGTCAGGTGATAGATTTCCCATCCGCCCCACAATGGCCCCTGCACTTCCCACTGCGTTCGGGACCCATCCGATGACAAGATGAACCCGCCCTTCTTCGTCCCCACCAAGACTCGTACTCGACTCATATCTGACTCCTTCCTCTACGAACTCGTACCTCGCGTGAGGCGGTAAGCGAGCAGTTCTTCACGCTTCCCGTCTTATGGCAACCCCTCCACCTCCCGCACCGGCCGGACTTCGACCGTCCCGATGGTGGCTCCAGGCACCCGGGCGGCGATGGCCACCGCTTCCTCGCGATCCTTCGCGTCAATCAAGAAGTACCCCGCCATCTGTTCTCGTGTTTCGATGAACGGCCCGTCCGTGACGATGGGCTTGCCGTCTCGCACCCTGACTAAGGTTGCGCTTGCCGCCGGGTGGACCGGAGAAGCATGAACGTACTGGCCCTGTGTATCCAACTGATGACAGAGGCCGATGGAGTCGGACAGTAGCGAACGTTTCTTTTCCTCGCTGAATGTCTCAAACGCCGTTTCATCGTGATGCACCAACAGGATGAATTTCATCGTAAGCTCCATGTGTCGTGAGGCCGACCAGTGATTAGGCGCAACCGCCTTCTTTGATAGGCCGGACTTCGATGCTGCCGTACCGCGCGCCGGGAAACTTCGCCGCCACACGCAACGCATCGTTCAGGTCTCGAACATCGATCAACAGATAACCGGCCAATTGTTCCTTTGTTTCGGCGAAGGGCCCGTCGGTGGTCGTCACCTTCCCGTTGCGGACCCGAACCGTCGTGGCCATTTCCACCGGATGCAATGGCGAGGCAGACAACATCTCACCCTGCTTAGTCAGAGCCTCGCAATAGGCCATCGACTCGTCGGACAACGCGACGCGCTCGGCCTGCGGCATCGCGTGCAGGTGCTTTTCTTCCATGTAGACCAAACAGAGGTATTTCATCCTATCCTCCCTCTTCCGGATAACACCTGGAGACCGTCCTAGGTGTTACGTTGCAGCGGCTCCCACAGCCCAAACACATTGCCTTCCATGTCCCCGCAAATGGCGAAGGAGCCCATGCCCGGCACCTCAGTCTTCGGTTTGCACATCGAGCCGCCGAGTAGCTGCGCCTTCGCCTCCGCCCAACCGGCCGACCGACTGACTGACTGATCGAAAGGACCGCCACATAATCGGTGATGCCCTACCCCGGGTACATGCGTCGCCGGCATCGTGCCCGTCTTGGCCGTTTGCGAGCGTGTCATCTTCGCCATGGCATCCTCCCCCTCCGATAGTCGACTCGTGATTCCCCTGAGCCCGCTCGCCCGGTTCACAAGATAGTCGTCGACTTCGTCCAAAATCGACAAGGCTCGATTATTTTTCGATACACCACCTGATTCCTCGATTGTTCAACTGGTTAGGCAAGCGATCGCCTGCTTAGGAGCCCTGGCCAGAGACTTCCAGCAGCCGGCGCTCAAGAAATCGCCGTTCTGGCTCCTGCTGGGTGAGGCTGAGCGCCTGCTTATATGCACGAATCGCTTCTTCGGTCCGTCCCAACCGGCGACAGAGGTCCGCGTGCGCCGCATGGGCCAGGTGATAGGTCTTCAGCTCCCCCCTCGCAAACAGATCATCGATCAACCTCAGCCCCGCTTCCGGTCCATGAAGCATCGCAACGGCGACCGCACGATTCAGTTCCACCACCGGCGATGGTTCAGCTTTGAGCAGCAAATCGTAGAGATCGACGATGCGGCACCAGTCGGTCGCAGCCGCGCTGGCCGCCTGCGCATGGATAGAGGCGATCGCCGATTGAATCGCATAGGGGCCGACCTCCCCCATCGAGAAAGCCCGCTGCACGAGTGCCGCCCCCTCCGTGATGTAATCCCTGTTCCAACGTGTTCGATCCTGATCTTCGAGCAGAATCACGTCACCGGATTCCGAGACGCGCGCGTCGCGCCGCGAATCCTGCAACAGCAGGAGCGCCAGCAATCCGATCGTTTCCGGGTCTGGGAGGAGTTGCACGAGGACACGAGCGAGACGAATGGCTTCTCCGGACAGATCATGGCGGGTGACGGCGTCCCCGGACGAGGCGGAATAGCCTTCGTTGAACACGAGGTAGACGACGCGCAGGACCGCGTCCACTCGCCCGGGCAACTCCTCTTGTGGCGGCACTTCATAGGGGATGTGGGCATCACGAATCTTGGCCTTGGCCCGGACAATTCGTTGCGCGATGGTCGCCGGTTTGGTCAAAAATGCCCGCGCGATTTCTTCGGTCGTCAGCCCGCAGACTTCCCGCATGGTCATGGCGATCTGCGCCTCCGGCGTCAGGGCGGGATGGCAGCAGGTAAAGATCAGCCGCAGCCGGTCGTCCTCCACCGATTGTCCGTCGAACAACTCGGCATCGAGGCTGACCGAAGCGGTTTCAAGTTGACGGGCGAGTTCTTCCAGGGATGCGTCGAAGCGAGCGCGGCGGCGCATGCCATCAATGGCTTTAAAGCGGCCGGTGGACACGAGCCAGGCCCGTGGATTCGCGGGAATCCCCTCCCGCTCCCACTGCTCCACAGCCACAGTAAAGGCTTCGTGCAGCGCTTCTTCCGCCGCGTCGAAATCGCCGAGCAGACGGATCAGCGTGGCGAGGACCTGCCGCGACTGGGTCCGGTACAGCTCCTCGACCACCGCACGGAGAGATGTGGGTGACTCCTCGCTCATGACAAGGCCCCTCGCGGACAGGTACAGCCGGGTCCCTGCCCGCAGTCACGGGATTCGCCTCATGTCCGGCCGAGTTGGGCCTTCGCTGCCTGGCTCATCATGTCCGGCTTCCAAGGTGGGTCCCATACCAGATCGACGTCGACCGAGCGCGCCTCAGACAACTCGCGCAAGATCGCCGAATGCACCATCTCCATCAATAGCTCTTCCATCGGGCAGGCAGGGGTGGTCATCGTCATGGTGACATGCACCTGACCATCACGCACCTCGCTGCCATAGACCAACCCCAGGTCGACAATGTTGATCCCCAACTCGGGATCCACCACTTGACGCAGGGCCTCCGTCACCCGAGGGTCTGCTCCTGTTCCGTACTTCTCTGTGGTCATCCAACGCTCCCTTGTGCTGGGCACGACACCATTTTCACCATCTTTCACCATCGTCCGCATCAGGTCGGCGCGCGAGTCGTGGTACCGGGCCGCTCCGGCAGGCTCCCCAACGCCGTGACCGTATTCGCAAGAAACAGCACCAGCGTGACGGCATTCAGCAACCCGCCGATCTGACGTCCCGCACCCCACCCGGCCGCGTCACCGGCCAGCCGCATCAGCAACGTCGTGTGCAACAGCACCACATGCGCATAAAACAACGGACGATACGCCATCCGCGCGCCGAGCACCGACGGAAAGATGATCGGCGCATGGGCAAAGATCATCGCGAACACGAAGCCCAGAAAAAACGCGTGCAAGATGACGTCGTACTGTGGGCCCACCGGCACACCGCCATAGATCAAGGCCGCCAACCCGCTTATGCCTAACCAGGCGTAGCCACTGAGCAGGCAGACGGCGATGAAGCGCGTCAGCCCGGTTTGCCGGACCGTTCTCCTGGCAATGTCATGACGACCTAACCACAGGGCCAGGCCGATAAACCCCGCACCGGCCAGACGAACCCCGGCGTCGAACGACCCTTCCAACAGGAGCAGCCCACTCAGAAGAAGTCCCACCAGGAACAGAAACACCGCCTGAGCCCCTCTCGGCACCTGCTGCAACCGGGCCAGCTCCAACCGTTCACCGGCAATGGTGATGAGTAGAAAGGCCGCCCACCAGAAGACGACCAGAAAGACGGGCCGACCGAGAAACCAGAGCAGATTGCCTAACAGCCACACGACGGCACCAACGCCCATCGTCGATGTGTACAGTGCCGGATGCCGACGGATGATGGCCGCGAAGATCACAACCAGACCTGCACTGCCGCCCAGCATCAACAGTTGTGCCGCGACCAGTGGACCGCCTGCGACCAAGACCAGAGCGCCAAGACCAGTGAGTAGCGGCGCCGCATAGGCCCAAGGTTGGCCGAGAGCCACCGCGCGCTCCAGACTGATCAATGTCCCGAGAAAGCCTGAGACCATCAGCGGCCCATGCAAAGACGAGAAGTCCGGACGAGGGAGCGGAACATTCCAGCCGAGACGGGCGAGTCCGGCCCAGACCCCCGTCAGCAAGGCCATCATGCCGAGTGCGAGCAGCGGGAGCCGTCGCGGGTGGCGGATCGTCATCGTGTCGGCCCCTTCCGCACTGTCATCGTGGCTCAATCACGTCAAGCGCAGCGATCGGTTCCAGGCGATACCCCGCCCGAGCCAACGCACCCTCTAGGGTTTTCCTCACCGCCGGGCTGTCGGAATGCCGCATGACGATCGGAAGCGGCGCGGCCTGCAGGGCAGCCAGCAGCGGTTCCATCTCTGCAGTCGGCAACTGGTCGCAGAGGGAGTAGAGTCCCTCGGGACCTTCTTCCAATCGATTGTGGTCCGAGAGGATCCGGCGAATCGTCGCCAGGATCTGAGGCGTCGGGGTGGGCATGAGCAAAGTCGCCAGCGCACCATGGTCGAGCCGTAGCTTTGCCGCCACCGGCAACGGGGCCCCGCCACGCCAGCGCTGCACCGCAGGCAACAACAGCTTTTCTTCCATGCCGATGTGCCTGAGCAGTCCTGCGCGAAATTGATCGTAGGTTGTCTGATCAATCTGATCGGCAGTGGCTGCCGACGAGCACAACAGCCCGTCCAGTCGTCGGTGATCCTCTGCCAGCAAGGTCGTGATGGGTCCCGGCCGTTCCTTGTCTGCCTCTGCCATCCCTTGGCTTCCGTCGTACGCTCGACTCGCTGGTCTCATGACCGGTTCGCTCGCCCCTTCATCAGCGACAGACCCTACTGCCTGATGGGCAGACTGTCAACGTTCCAGACGGGGAAGCGAGAAGGATGATCCAACGAGGCGAAAGGCTGGGAGGAGGCAGCCGGACCAACGAGCCGGTCATCCACGACCAGGTGGTACCGCACCGGTCGCTGGGACTGCTGGTCCTCGCGTTCTCGGCGCCTGTCCCGGCTGCTGTTGCGCCATGTCCAGCGGTGACCATCCGCCACCCAGCGCTTTGTAGAGTTGAACCACGGACACCAGTTGCAACCGGTGGGTGCCGGTCAGAGCCAGTTCCGCCTCAAACAAATTGCGTTGCGCAACCAGCACATCAAGGTAATTGGCCAGCCCGCCCTTGTAGCGAAGATTCGCCAGCCGCAAGGCCGACCGTAAGGCGTCGACCTGTTGCGCCTGCGCGTCCCGCTGTTCCCGCGCCGTACGCACCGCGACCAGGGCATCCTCCACTTCACGAAACGCGACCAGCACCGCCTGTTCGTATCGCGCCAGCACCTCCCGGCTCTGGGCCTCGGCTGCATCCTGCTGAAAGCCAAGAATTTGCGCATTCAGCAACGGCCCCGCCACACCCGGCCCGACGACTCCGAACGCCGTCTCGTTGGCAACCAGTCGTGACAATTGCGGACTGGCCACACCAAGAATGCCCGTGATACTCAGCTTCGGAAATCGATCCGCCTTGGCCACACCGATCCTTGCCGTGGCCGCAGCCAACTCCTGTTCGGCCTGTACCAGGTCCGGTCGGCGCTGGAGTAATTCCGATGGAAGCCCCGCAGGGACTTCCGGCGGCAACACCTGCTCCGTCAGGGAACGTCCCCGCGCCACCTGCCCCGGCGGCCGCCCAAGCAAAAGGCTCAGCTGGTTCTCCTTCTGTACCATCTGTCTGGTCAACTCCGCCGCCCGAGCCGCAGCGTTGGCCCGTTCCGCCTCGAATTGATCCGCGTCGATGCGCGAAATCATGCCCTGCCGCAATCGGGCCTCGGCAATCCGGACCGATTCCTCCCAGGACTTCAGCGTGCGTTGTGCGACGCCGAGCTGCATATCGAACTGCAGCAACTCAAAATAGGCCTCCGCCACACCACTCACGAGTTGCAGCACCACCGCGCGCCGGGCTTCTTCCCTGGCTAACAGGTCTCCCCTCGCGGCTTCATTCGAGCGGCGAACCCGTCCCCAGATATCCATCTCCCAGGACAAATTTCCCTGCAGATAGTAGTTGAATGGATTGGGGAACCCTGGAAATAGAAAGTTCGCCTTGCGACCGAAGGAGGGCGCATTGGCCGTGACATCGGCCTTCGGGGCAAAATCCATTTTTGAAATGAACAGGCGCGATTGGAATTCCTCGACGGACGCCACCGCCCGCTGCAGGTCCTTGTTCTCCGCGAGTGCGATGCGAATGAGGCGGCGCAGTTCCTCATCCTGCAACAGGTCCCACCAGGGAAGATTGGCGAAGGACTCCGTTTCCTGAGCCGAGACCGCCATTCGAAAACCGTTCGGCACCTGCAGGTCCGGACGTGAGTAGTCGGGGCCGACCGCACAGCCGGTCAACACAACGAGCCCGATGATGAAGGCGACAATACGCATGATCTACCAATCCTATGCGGGATCACACTGGCCGGACGCCCCGACCGGTCCCGTCCCGGTGATTTCACCCACGATGTGCCTGGTGCAGCAGCCATGGGCGATCAAGGCCGCGCCTTCCCGCCACATCCTGGCCAACAGGGCCTTGCCCTCCTCCGAAATGAACGTGATGCCGACCAATTCCACGACGGGGGCGAACATCCCGGATTGCCGCACGGTTTGCCACACCCGTTCCAGTTCCGTCACCCAAGGCCCGCTCAAACTTCCCTCCAGGGTCAGACGAGCGGAATCTCCTGTCTGCTCCGACGTAATCTTCAGCATGGTTCTCCATTCACCCCTTTGCACCGGCAAGCTGCAAGCTAGGCTCCTCCGCGGCTTCAAGCTCCTCCACCGGCTGATGTCGCGTCGCGATCAACGAATAGAACACCGGCACGACAAACAGCGTAAACAGCGTCCCGACCGTCATGCCTGTGACCAGGACCATCCCGATACTGTTCCGCGCCGCCGCACCTGGCCCCGACACCAACACCAACGGCAGATGGCCGAACACCGTCGCCGCCGAGGTCATCAACACCGGCCGCAGTCTCGTCATGGCCGCTTCACGCAATGCTGCCGTCTTGGACAGGCCGCGCGCTTGCAACGTGTTTGCGAATTCCACGATGAGAATGCCGTTCTTCGCGATCAACCCCACCAGCGTAATCAAGCCGACTTGCGAATAGATGTTGATCGTGGTCAGATCCAAAAAACTGAACACCAGCGCCCCGGAGATGGCCAACGGCACCGAGCCCAGCAGCACAATCAGCGGATCGCGAAAACTCTTGAACTGCGCGGCGAGCACCAGATAAATCAGCACGACTGCAAAGCCCAGCGTCACGATCAGCGCCGACCCCTCATGCCTGATCTGGCGCGATTCGCCGGCATAATCAAGCGTCGCGCGAGAACCGGCGGCGGCCGCGGCAGCTGTTTCCAGCACGCGCAACGCTTCGTCCTTCGTTACTCCCGGTTTCACGCCGCCGAAGATGCGAACTGCATTGCGTTGCTGAAAACGATTCAAGGTTCGTGGAGCCGTGCTGGTCTCAATGCGCGTAAACGTCGAGACCGGGACCAACTGCCCGCCGGGCGTCTTGATCTTCAAGTCAAGCAGCGGGTCGAGTGTCGCCCGATCCTTGTCGCCGATCTGCGGGATGACCTTGTAGCTCCGGTCATAGAAATTGAACCGGTTCACATAGGCGCCGCCGAGCAACGTGCCCAACTCCTGACCGACACGGGCCAGATCGAATCCTAAGTCGGCCAGCCGTTCCCGATCGATCACGACCCGAGCCTCGGGCAAATCGATCTTGAGGTCCGTATCGACGTAAAGGAATTTTCCGCTCTGCCAACCGGCCCCCAGCACGGCCCCTGTGGTTTCCAGCAACTGCTCGGCAGGCAACTGACTTTCCAGGATCAGTTCGACATCATACTGTCCTGGCGTCGGCAGCGGCGGATCGAGCCGCGGGAACACCCGCAGCCCGGGGATTTGCGACACGGCGCCATACACCTCGCCGTACATCAGCTCGGTTGAACGTGTCCGTTCGCGCCAATCTTTCGCCACCAATCCGCCGAACCCGCCCCAGGATGACGTCAGCGACCAGGTAAAGCGCGCCTCGGGAAACGCTCGAAGCGCCTCGATGACCTTCAAGGAATCCCGATTCGTGGCGGCCACCGTCGAATCCGGCGCCGCTTCGAGAAACAGGCTGATGTGACTCTGATCTTCCACCGGCGCCAACTCCTGCCGCGAGAACTGGTACAGCGGCCAGGCGGCCAGCATCACCAACAAGGCCGCGACGACGATCGTCCAACGCATCTCCAACGCACCGTCAAGCAAGCGACCGTACCCCGCGCGCGTGGCATCGAAGACCCGATTCACCAACTTGGTCAATCGCCCTTCCTTGCCTTCAGGATGGACAAAGTACGAACTCATCACCGGCGAAAGCGTGATCGCCACCACGCCGGACAGGACCACGGCGGCGGCCAGCGTCATCGCAAACTCCAAGAACAACGACCCGGTCAGGCCTCCTTGAAACCCGATCGGAGCGTAGACAGCGGCCAGCGTGATCGTCATGGCGATAATGGGGCCGACGAGCTCGCGCGACCCCAGCAACGCGGCCTGCATGCGGGACTTTCCTTCGCGCACGTGCCGCTCGACGTTCTCCACGACCACGATGGCATCGTCCACCACCAAGCCCACCGACAACACAATGGCGAGAATCGTCAACAGATTCAGGCTGAAGCCGAACGCATACATGAAGATCGCCGCGCCGACCAACGACACCGGCATGGCCACCAGCGGCACCAAGGCCGTCCGCACCGAACCCATGAACAGAAAGACCACCGTGGCCACGATCAGAATCGTTTCACCGAGCGTCTTGGTGATTTCCGCCAAGGCGCTCCGCATGAACATGGTGCCGTCCCACACCAACTGCATATCGATGTCCTTCGGCAGGGTGGGACGAATCCGGTCCATCTCCTCCCGCAGCCGGTGGGCGACCTCGATCTCATTCGAACCCACCAGTGGCCAGATGCCGAGATACACCCCTTCCGTGCGGTTGTACTTGGCGACCATCTCGGCTTCCTCAGCCCCGTTCTCCACTCGCGCGACATCTCTCAGCCGCACGATGGCCCCGCCGCGATCCGTGACGATGAGGTCTTCGAACTCTTCAGTACTCCGCAGATCCGTGTTTGCCAGGAGATTGACCTGCACGAGGTTGCCCTTCGTCCGACCGACGGCAGCCAGGTAGTTGTTCCGCCGCAACGCCGCTTGCACGTCGCCGGGCGAGAGGTTGTACGCCGCGAGACGGTCCGGATCGATCCAGACACGCATGGCGATCTGGCGCCCGCCTTCGATGGTCACGCGTTGCACACCGGTCAGGGTGGCGAATTGCGGCTGGAGCGACCGCAGCAGCCAGTCGGTCAAGGCCGGGACGGTGCGCTCCGGTGACGTGAAGCTCAGATAAAACGAGGCATAGGGACGATCCGCCCGTTGCACCTCGACCGCAGGTGGCTCCGCCTC encodes the following:
- a CDS encoding efflux RND transporter permease subunit; the encoded protein is MRSFTDVFIKHPVLAVVINLVIVLVGWRALTTLPVQQYPKIESSSIIITTVYYGASAETVRGFLTTPIERVVSAISGVDYLESTSRAGMSTVTVHLKLNHSSTAALAEVTARLQQVRSELPSEAEPPAVEVQRADRPYASFYLSFTSPERTVPALTDWLLRSLQPQFATLTGVQRVTIEGGRQIAMRVWIDPDRLAAYNLSPGDVQAALRRNNYLAAVGRTKGNLVQVNLLANTDLRSTEEFEDLIVTDRGGAIVRLRDVARVENGAEEAEMVAKYNRTEGVYLGIWPLVGSNEIEVAHRLREEMDRIRPTLPKDIDMQLVWDGTMFMRSALAEITKTLGETILIVATVVFLFMGSVRTALVPLVAMPVSLVGAAIFMYAFGFSLNLLTILAIVLSVGLVVDDAIVVVENVERHVREGKSRMQAALLGSRELVGPIIAMTITLAAVYAPIGFQGGLTGSLFLEFAMTLAAAVVLSGVVAITLSPVMSSYFVHPEGKEGRLTKLVNRVFDATRAGYGRLLDGALEMRWTIVVAALLVMLAAWPLYQFSRQELAPVEDQSHISLFLEAAPDSTVAATNRDSLKVIEALRAFPEARFTWSLTSSWGGFGGLVAKDWRERTRSTELMYGEVYGAVSQIPGLRVFPRLDPPLPTPGQYDVELILESQLPAEQLLETTGAVLGAGWQSGKFLYVDTDLKIDLPEARVVIDRERLADLGFDLARVGQELGTLLGGAYVNRFNFYDRSYKVIPQIGDKDRATLDPLLDLKIKTPGGQLVPVSTFTRIETSTAPRTLNRFQQRNAVRIFGGVKPGVTKDEALRVLETAAAAAAGSRATLDYAGESRQIRHEGSALIVTLGFAVVLIYLVLAAQFKSFRDPLIVLLGSVPLAISGALVFSFLDLTTINIYSQVGLITLVGLIAKNGILIVEFANTLQARGLSKTAALREAAMTRLRPVLMTSAATVFGHLPLVLVSGPGAAARNSIGMVLVTGMTVGTLFTLFVVPVFYSLIATRHQPVEELEAAEEPSLQLAGAKG